Below is a window of Haloterrigena alkaliphila DNA.
CGACATCGTCCCGCTGCTCGAGACCGAGTACGCCCTCTCGGGGGCCCGCCGCATCATGGGCACGCTCTTCGAGAACGAAGCCTACTCGCAAGCGTTGGAGGCCCGGGGGCAGACCCAGGAGATCATGCTGGGCTACTCGGACTCGAACAAGGAGAACGGCTTTCTGGCGGCGAACTGGTCGCTCTTTAAAAATCAGCGGCGACTGGGCGAGATCTGCGACGACTACGACGTGCAGATGCGGCTGTTCCACGGCCGCGGCGGCTCGATTTCGCGGGGCGGCGGCCCGATGAACGAGGCGCTGCTGGCGCTGCCGAACAACACGATCACGGGTCAGGTCAAGTTCACCGAGCAGGGCGAGGCCATCGCCGAGAAGTACGGCAATCCCCGCATCGCCGAACGCAACATCGAACAGATGCTCAACGCGCAACTCCGCGCGCGCCTGTACGCGATGGAAGAACCCGACGAGCAGGAACTTCCCGAGGAGTGGTTCGACGCCATGGAGACGATGGCCGACGCCGCCCGGCAGGAGTATCGCGACCTCCTCGAGAGCGACGGATTCGTCAGCTACTTCGAGCAGGCGACGCCGATCACCGTCATCGAGGATCTGGACCTCGGCTCTCGGCCCGCCTCGCGCAGCGGCGAACGCACCGTCGAGGACCTGCGGGCGATCCCGTGGGTGTTCTCCTGGACCCAGTCGCGGTGTATCCTCCCCGGGTGGTACGCGCTGGCCTCCGGCGTGGATGCGTATCTGGAGGGCGAGGAGCCACGCTCCTCGGACGAGTCGAGCGGCGATGAGCCGCGAGACGACGGCGGCTCGATGGAGACTCTCCAGGAGATGTACGACGAGTGGTCGTTCTTCCGGACCACGCTCGACAACGCCGCCCTCTCGCTCTCTCGCACCGAACTCGGGATCGCCGACCAGTACGCCGACCTGGCGGATCCCGAGCTTCGGGAACGGTTCTTCCCGCGGCTCACCGACGAGTACCAGCGGGCGACGGAGTTGATCACCGAGATCGGCCAGCGCGATGATCTCCACACCCGCGACTGGCTCGGCGAGAACCTCGCGCGGCGCAACCCGTACGTCGACCCGCTGAACCTGCTGCAGGTCTACCTGCTCGACCGGACCCACCGTACCGACATCGAGGAGCGGACGCTGCGGCTGACCGTCAAGGGAATCGCGGCCGGCATGAAGAACACCGGGTGACGGGCCAATTCGGTGCGGACGCCGCGCCGCCGTGACGCCACCGTGACGCCGACACCGGCGTCCGATTACGTCACCGCTCTTCGTCGTACCGCTCCGCCGCCGACTCGAACCCCAACTCTTCGTACTCGCGCCCGCGGCGTTCCTCGAGCGCGGCGATCGCCTCGGGATCCGGGCCCGCGTCGTCGGTGATCCGCGCCCACGAGTTGTGGACCTTGGCGTGACACCACCGACAGAGGTAGACCGTGATCTCGTGGGTGAGTTCCTCGCCGTCGCGCGCGTACGAGAGGTGATGTTCCTCGAGCAGCGGGCGCTCGTCGTCGTGGGCCATGCGCTTCTCCGCGATGCCACAGCGGACGCACTCGCGGTCCCGGTTGCGCGAACGGAAGTGCGGACAGTCGCGCCACTCCCAGTCCGATTCGGGGTCGACGACGGGACACTCGTAGTCGTCTTCGGCGCGCTGGCGGGCGAACTCCGGGTCGTGCTCGTAGTGGTCGAAGGCGTACCGGCACGTTCCCTCGCCGGTGAGGTGGTCGCAGACGCCCGCGAACTCGTAGGGGTCGTCGACGCCGACCGACGTGCCCCGCGGCGTTTTCTCCATGCGCAGTCAGCGGCCATTCGCACGGCGAGCAATTGAACGTCACGGCTCGGGGGCTTTCTTCTGGACTTCGGTCGATCACTCGGATCGTGGCCCACCAGCGATCCGTCCGATGCGATTTTCGTGTCCGCGTTCGTGGGGACCGGTATGCTACCGACCGACGACTCGAGCGAGACGCTGCTCGACGCGGACGAGGTTCTCGAGGCCGTCGCCGCCCTCGGCGACCGAGACCGGTTCGAGGTCGCCTACACCCTATACGCGATGGACGCCGAGGCAGCCACGCTCGAGGCCATTGCGGCCGAAACGGAACACTCTGAGACGGACGCGAACGCGAGCATCGGCGCCCTCCGTGACGCCGGCGTCGTCACCGAGCGGATGCCGTGTCTGGTCGACCCGACCGTCGACGGCCCGGAGTACGAACTGACGGAGTTCGGCCGATTGTTGCTCGAGGAGGGCGTGCTCGCACTGTTCGAAGCAGCCGAGCAAGTCGACGAGGTCGAGTTCGGGGCGCTCTGATCGGTTCGGACCACCGCATCGATTCGGAATGGACACGCGTTTTACGTCCCGCTCGAAACATTTCGGCCGGCAAACGGTGGCGCGCGCTGGCGTCACGCCTGAGCACTGCGAAGGCGTGGCGGCGATTCCGTGCGAGGGATGAGCGAGTGACCGAAGGGAACGAGCGAATCGGCTGGGGAGGGCGTGGCGATTCCCCGTTGCCACGGTAGCAGAACACGTCGTTCCGTCACTAGTTCTCTCGCACCTCGTCCCGGTCGACTCTCCGGAGACGCCTCGAGCGAGAAGACTTTTGCTACCCGCCTTCCGACTCGAGGGCGTGCAGTTGGTTCACGAACCGATTTCGGGCGGCGATTCGACCGACGAACGCGATGACCGACGGGTGCTTGCGACGGACGTCGACATCGCCGACTCGCTGCTGAGCCAGACCCGCGGCCTGATGTTCCGCCGCTCGATACCCGACGACTACGCGCTGGCCTTCCAATTCGATTCCGCGGAGGTCCGCGACGTCCACATGCTGTTCGTCTTCTTCTCGATCGACGCCCTCTGGGTCGCCGACGGCGTCGTTCAGCGCGTCGAACGCCTTCGCCCGTGGCTGAGTTTCGCCCGCGCGGAGTGCGACCTGCTCGTCGAACTTCCGGCCGGCGCTGCGGACGGCGTCGAATCCGGCGATCGGGTCGTGCTCGAGGAGGCGTGATCTAGAGCCGACGTACTGCTACTCGCATCACTCACCGTCCGTTTCGGTCGTTCGTGCGCCCCGGCGGATCGCGTCTCTGTGCTTCCGGGCTATCGGGTGACCGCCGTCGTCGAGCGACGACGTCTCTTCCGACCGGGGAGACGTCTCCTCGACGAGTTGCGCCATCCGTTCGATCACTCGGTCGGGATCGTCCTCCTCGCGGGTTCCCATGGTTCCAGTTTCGTCGGAAATCCGGATACCGATTGCGGTACTCGAGTCGCTATTCGAACGTCGAGTCGTCGTCCACGACCTCGAGCGCCCCGTCCCGAACGCGGACGTCGAGCAGGCTCGTCACCTCCCGGGAGACCGCTTCGTGGTCCGCGTCGACGCGTCGGAGCACGACGACGATATCGACGAGCTCCGCCTCGACGGCCTCGAGGGCCTCGCAGACCGCTTCGATCGTGCCGCCCGAGGAGAGGACGTCGTCGACGAGCACCACCCGATCGCCCGCGTCGACGCCGTTCAGGAACAGTTCGCTCTCGCCGTAGCTGGTCTCCTGGTGGACGGCGACCTCGTCGGGAAAGCCGTAGGAGCGCTTGCGGACGACGGCCATCGGAATCCCCGTCGCCAGCGAGAGTGCGGTGCCGTGATGGATGCCCATGGCCTCGGGCGCGACGAGTTTGTCGACGCCCTCGAGGTCGATTCGCTCGCGGATGCCGTCGGCGACGGCCTCGAGCACCGCCGGTTCGATCGGCGGTACGCCGTCGGTAACGCCGTGAACGAAGTACTCGTAGCCGTCTCGATCGACGACCGGGGCCTCGCGGAGCGACCGCGCCAGCGGCTCCAGGGTTGCGTCCATGCTCGAGCGACGGTACCACGGGCGGCTGGAAGGGTGTTCGGATGGACTCGTTCGGATGTGGGAATTTTCGCTCGAGGCGTCCAGGGGTGGCACTGACCCGTTCCTGTTCCGGGGTGCGGTGCGACGACTTGCGAGCAGATATTGTGACTTTCGAACAGATCGTCGACTCCGATGAAATTGTGGACGAAGGGAAGCGTCCTGCTCTCGTGGCAACGGGGAGGAGCCACTCCCTCCCCAACCGATTCGCTCGCTCCTTCCGTCACTCGCTCATCCCTCGCGCAGTATCATCGTCCGTCCTCACTACCGTTCGGACGGACGACAGCGCGCGCCACTGCACGCCGGATGGTTCGGATCGGTACGCGATGGAGGGCCCGTCTATTGCCGTCAATCGTCCTCGTAATCGGGGACCGGCGGATTTAAGTCAGCGTGTTGCGATAGCATCGCATACCATGTCCGAGGATAGAGGAAGTCGGGGCAACCCGGCTGGGCGTGAAATTCTCCGATGAACCGACTGCAACTACCGATTCGCTTCTACCTGTGACTCACTCCGCCGCCGATACGATCGCCCCCGACCGTACAGTGCGCCTTCTCGATACGACGCTTCGCGACGGCGAACAAGCCCCGGGCGTCTCCCTGACGCCCGACGAGAAAGTCGACATCGCCCGCGCGTTAGAGCGGGCGGGCGTCGCCGTCATCGAGGCGGGTAGTGCCTGTACCGGCGCGGGCGAGCGACAGGCCATCTCGCGGGTGACCGACCTCGACCTCGAGGCCCGCGTTACGAGCTTCTGCCGCGGAATGGAAGCCGACGTCGACCTCGCGCTCGACTGTGACGTCGACGGCGTCCACATCGTCGTCCCCGCAAGCGACCGCCACGTCGAGGGCAAGGTCGGCACCTCCCGCGAGGACAACCTCGAGAAGACGGCCGAACTCGTCGCCTACGCGAAGGCCCACGACCTCTGGGTCGAGGTCATCGGCGAGGACGGCTCGCGGGCCGACCTCGACTACCTCGAGGAGCTGATGGCGACGGCCGTCGACGCCGGCGCCGATCGGATCTGCTTCGCCGACACCGTCGGCCACACCGGACCCGAGCGCACCGCCGAGGCGGTCTCGCGGCTCACCGACGTCGGCCCGGTCAGCGCCCACACCCACGACGATCTGGGGCTGGGCGTCGCGAACGCGCTGTCGGCCGTCTCGGCCGGCGCCGACCTCGTCCACTGTACCGTCAACGGGCTCGGCGAGCGCGCCGGCAACGTCGCGCTCGAGGAGGTCGCGATCGCGCTCTCGCACGTCTACGACGTCGAGACCCTCGAACTCGAGGAACTGTACGATCTCGCCCAAACCGTCTCCCGGGCGACGGGCGTTCAGCTCCCGCCGAACAAGGCCGTCATCGGCGAGAACGCGTTCACCCACGAGAGCGGCATCCACACCGACGGGACGCTCAAGGACGACAAGATGTACGAGCCGTACCCGCCCGAGACGGTCGGTCGCGAACGGCGACTCGCGCTCGGCAAGCACACCGGTCGCGCGGGCGTCGAGGCAACCCTCGAGGAACACGACGTCGCGGCCGACGACGACGAGATCGCCGAGATCGCCACTCGAGTGACGGAACTCGGCGACCGCGGCCGTCGGGTCACCGACGCCGACCTGCTGGCCATCGCCGAGGACGTCACCGGCGACGACCGCGAGCGCGTCGTCGACTTACTCGACCTCTCCGCGACCAGCGGCGGACCCGTCCCGACGGCCAGCGTCCGACTCGCCGTCGGCGGCGAGGAACGCGTCGCCAGCGGGACCGGATCCGGCCCCGTCGACGCCGCCGTCTCCGCCGTCCGCGAGGCGCTGGGCTCGATGGCAGACGCCGAACTCGAGTCCTATCACGTCGACGCGGTAACGGGTGGTACGGACGCGGTCGTCACCGTCGAAGTGACGATGGTCCGCAACGACCGGTCGGTCACCGTCGCCCGCAGCGAGGCCGACATCACGCGGGCCAGCGTCGAGGCGATGGTCGACGCCCTCGATCGACTGCTCGCAGCCGACCAGCAGCCCCTGACGCCGGCGGACGACTGATCGATACCGTCCCCGCTTTCCTTTCTCACCCGGTCACCTAGTGGAACGGGTGCCGGCTGACGACGTTCCAGGGGTCGAGCAGGTAGACGCCGGCGAGAAACAGTGCGAGGACGACGACGAACAGTCGGATAATTCCGCCGAGGGTCGACGGAATCCCCGGCTCGATCGTGATCGCCATCACCGCCGCGACCGAGATCCAGAGGCTTCCGACGATGAGCCGCTGACGAATGTTCATACGCAGACGTTCGGGGCCGTCGTAATGAACCCGACGAGTCCGGTCGCCGACCCGAGTCTCCGAGTGAGATCAGAAGAAGGGGTCGACGGTTCCGTCGTCGACGACGTTCTTGCGATTGTCGGTCATTCCGACGTCCTCGTAGGCCACCGGGCCCTCGACCTGATGGGCCTCCGGTCCGGGCTGGTCGCCGAGATAGACGACGTTCGGATCCGTCCCGATATCCTCGAGGAGCTTGTACGACGACTCCGGATCGCCGGCGAAGTCGACGAGCCGCTCCTGGGCGAGCTCCTCGCTCGGTCCCTCGAACTCGCCGCCGTCTTCTTGAACGAACGACCCGGTCTCGGTCTCGTTCCCGCCGTCGGTCTCGTTGCCCCCGCCGGAGCCCTCACCGCCACCGGTGTCTCCGCCCCCGCTACCGCTTTCCTCGCCATCGCCGCTCTCCTCGGGCTCCTCGGCGAGGTCCAGTTCGACGAGGAGCTCCTGGCTTGTCGTGTCGAGGCCGTGGTCCTCGAGGATGCTCACGATGTTGAGAGCGGTGTCCTCCTGCTGCGCGAGGGAGCTGTTCTCCCGGCCCTCGGGTTCGCCCTCCTCGCCGAGAATGGCGATCGCGAGCAGCACCGCCACCAGGTCCTCGTCGAGATCCTCGACGGCGTCGACGATGGATTCGAGGTCCGAGCCCGCGCCCTGCAGTGATTCCTGGAGGCCCTCCGGATCCGGGAGGTCGCTGGCCAGTCGGACGAGCGATCGGCTCTTGGCGGTGTTCGAGAGGTACCGCTGCGGATCGCTGTTCTCGTCGTTCATGTCGCCGAACTGAATCACTTCCGGCGGACAGGCGTCCTCGCAGGCGGTCCGACCGATCAGCTCCTCGCCCTGCTGGCCGTCCTGACGCGTCGGACAGAACGTACACTTCTCCATGACGCCCCGGGGTCCGCGGGAACTGACCGGACGGCCGCGCTCGTCGTAGACGTGGTCCGACTCGAGTTCGTCGGCCGGCACCGACGGTTCCTCCCACTGGAAGTAGTTGACGCCGTACGGGCAGGCGACCTGACAGTACCGGCAGCCGATACAGACGTTGTAGTCGGTCAGGACGAGCCCGTCCGAGTCCCGGGTGTGACGGGCCGTCGTCGGACACACCTTCTCGCAGGGCGCGTCGGTGCAGTGTTGACACGGTCGAATGAGACGGTTGGGCGAGTCGTCCGCCTCGGACGTCTCGTCCTCGTAATCGAGGATGTACATCCAGTTGGCGCCCTGATTCCAGTTGTGCTCCTCGTTGCAAGCGACGACGCAGGAGAGACAACCGTCGCAGTGCTCGAGGTCGAGGGCCATTCCCCATTGCGTCCCCTCGTCGCCGCCCTCGTCGGATTCCTCGGACGCCTCGGCGAAAGACGGCTCCGGATCGTCGCTATTGGCGGCTTTCGTCCCCCAGGCGCCGAGCCCCACGGCCCCCGCGCCGGCGCTCATCTTCTTCATCACCTCCCGGCGCGAATCCCCGTCCATG
It encodes the following:
- a CDS encoding DUF7097 family protein, producing MEKTPRGTSVGVDDPYEFAGVCDHLTGEGTCRYAFDHYEHDPEFARQRAEDDYECPVVDPESDWEWRDCPHFRSRNRDRECVRCGIAEKRMAHDDERPLLEEHHLSYARDGEELTHEITVYLCRWCHAKVHNSWARITDDAGPDPEAIAALEERRGREYEELGFESAAERYDEER
- a CDS encoding ArsR family transcriptional regulator gives rise to the protein MLPTDDSSETLLDADEVLEAVAALGDRDRFEVAYTLYAMDAEAATLEAIAAETEHSETDANASIGALRDAGVVTERMPCLVDPTVDGPEYELTEFGRLLLEEGVLALFEAAEQVDEVEFGAL
- a CDS encoding DUF192 domain-containing protein produces the protein MQLVHEPISGGDSTDERDDRRVLATDVDIADSLLSQTRGLMFRRSIPDDYALAFQFDSAEVRDVHMLFVFFSIDALWVADGVVQRVERLRPWLSFARAECDLLVELPAGAADGVESGDRVVLEEA
- the hpt gene encoding hypoxanthine/guanine phosphoribosyltransferase; the protein is MDATLEPLARSLREAPVVDRDGYEYFVHGVTDGVPPIEPAVLEAVADGIRERIDLEGVDKLVAPEAMGIHHGTALSLATGIPMAVVRKRSYGFPDEVAVHQETSYGESELFLNGVDAGDRVVLVDDVLSSGGTIEAVCEALEAVEAELVDIVVVLRRVDADHEAVSREVTSLLDVRVRDGALEVVDDDSTFE
- a CDS encoding (R)-citramalate synthase, coding for MTHSAADTIAPDRTVRLLDTTLRDGEQAPGVSLTPDEKVDIARALERAGVAVIEAGSACTGAGERQAISRVTDLDLEARVTSFCRGMEADVDLALDCDVDGVHIVVPASDRHVEGKVGTSREDNLEKTAELVAYAKAHDLWVEVIGEDGSRADLDYLEELMATAVDAGADRICFADTVGHTGPERTAEAVSRLTDVGPVSAHTHDDLGLGVANALSAVSAGADLVHCTVNGLGERAGNVALEEVAIALSHVYDVETLELEELYDLAQTVSRATGVQLPPNKAVIGENAFTHESGIHTDGTLKDDKMYEPYPPETVGRERRLALGKHTGRAGVEATLEEHDVAADDDEIAEIATRVTELGDRGRRVTDADLLAIAEDVTGDDRERVVDLLDLSATSGGPVPTASVRLAVGGEERVASGTGSGPVDAAVSAVREALGSMADAELESYHVDAVTGGTDAVVTVEVTMVRNDRSVTVARSEADITRASVEAMVDALDRLLAADQQPLTPADD
- a CDS encoding 4Fe-4S ferredoxin N-terminal domain-containing protein encodes the protein MNFDREDGDDAFHPLGEAWQDELEAGLEESEYDSELGMQMAEDAMRVTEGELSEEAFYDRYHEAIAEEFGDEFDEEGLPMADAFESAGERSRFEGALSQVGMDGDSRREVMKKMSAGAGAVGLGAWGTKAANSDDPEPSFAEASEESDEGGDEGTQWGMALDLEHCDGCLSCVVACNEEHNWNQGANWMYILDYEDETSEADDSPNRLIRPCQHCTDAPCEKVCPTTARHTRDSDGLVLTDYNVCIGCRYCQVACPYGVNYFQWEEPSVPADELESDHVYDERGRPVSSRGPRGVMEKCTFCPTRQDGQQGEELIGRTACEDACPPEVIQFGDMNDENSDPQRYLSNTAKSRSLVRLASDLPDPEGLQESLQGAGSDLESIVDAVEDLDEDLVAVLLAIAILGEEGEPEGRENSSLAQQEDTALNIVSILEDHGLDTTSQELLVELDLAEEPEESGDGEESGSGGGDTGGGEGSGGGNETDGGNETETGSFVQEDGGEFEGPSEELAQERLVDFAGDPESSYKLLEDIGTDPNVVYLGDQPGPEAHQVEGPVAYEDVGMTDNRKNVVDDGTVDPFF